From the genome of Pseudoxanthomonas sp.:
GAAGATGGAACGGCTGGAAGTGCTGGCCGCCTACACCATCACCGCCGATGGCCAGCGTCATGACGTGGCGCCGGACCGCATCTACACCCAGGAGAGCTATTCCAGTGCCTCGGCGGCGATGTACGCCGACCGCAAGGTCAAGGTCATCGTGTTCCCGAACCTGGCGCCGGGCACGCGCGTGGTCTACCGCTACCGCACGCACCAGGTGCAGCCGTACTTCGCCGGCTATTTCAACCTGTGGGAAACCTTCCCGTTGATGCAGCAGTACGACCAGGCCAGGGTCACCCTGACCGCGCCGGCGTCCATACCGATGCATCTGGAAGCTACGGGCATGCAGGGCGGCAAGCGCAGGGTCGAGGGCGGCAATGCGCACTGGGAGTGGAGCTACAGCAACCGCACGCCGATGGACCCGCAGGCCTGGAGCGTGTCGGCCTGGGAGTTCAGTCCCGGGATCATGGCCAGCACCTTCGACAGCTACGGCCAGCTGGGTCGCGCGTATCAGCGGGCGGCGGGTGAGGCGGCGAAGGTCACGCCGGAAATCCAGCGGCAGGCCGATGCGATCACTGCGGGCATCGACGACCGTCGCGCGCAGGCACAGGCGATCTACGAATGGGTCGCGGCCAACATCCGCTACGTGGCGGTCTACCTGGGCAACGGCGGGCTTGAACCGAATCCGGCCGCGTCGATCCTGGCCAACCACTACGGCGACTGCAAGGACCACACCGTGATCCTGGAGGCCTTGCTGGCGGCAAAAGGCATTGCCAGTTCGCCAGTGCTGATCGGTGCCGGCGGCGGGCCGACCCTGCCCAAGGGCGTGGTCCTGGGGCGCTTCAACCACGCGATCACCTGGGTGCCGGAGTTCAGCCTGTATCTGGACTCGACCAGCCCGTATGCGCGCTTCGGCCAGCTGCCTGCGTCGGACCTGGGCGCACCGGTGGTGCACACGGCCGATGGCGTGGTGGCGCGCACGCCAGCGAACGACCCATCGCGCAGCGCCTATCGCGCGACCAGCACTTTCGATTTCGATGCCAAGGGCAATGTCAGCGGGCAGACGACGATCGACAGCGGCGCCAGTGGCGAGATCGGCCTGCGCGGAACCTTCTCGCAGCTGACCACGCAGAACCGCCAGCGCATCGAGGACTCGATCATGGCGTCGTCGGGCTTGAACGGGCAGGGCCGCCTGCGCCTGCAGGGCCAGGCCGAGGACCTGGACCACCCATTCGGCTACGGCTTCGATTTCAGCGCGCAGGACGACGTGGATTTCAGTAGCGTCGGTGGCATGACCCTACCGGACATGCCGGGTGCCGATTCCATGCGTGAGCTGTATTCGAAAGCCGTGGCCGAAACCAACCTGACCCCGTTCCAGTGCAACCAGACCCTGCGCGAGGAAACCTATGTGCTGCGTTTCCCGACCAGTGTGCCGGTGATCGCAATCCCACGCGATGCGCATTTCGAGAACACGGCGGGCCGCTACGACGTGACCTGGGCGCGCGACGGCCAGCAGATCACTGCCACCCACCGGCTCACGCTCAATGCCATCCATGGCGCCGACCAGCTCTGCCAACCGGCCGATTACCCGGCGTTCCGCGCGCTGTACCAGGATGTGCGACGCGGCTTCCGCGGCCAGATCCTGTACGGCGATCTGTCCACGGTGCAGACCGCGCGCTGAGCGATGCGCGCATGGCTGAATGGCGGCCACGGGCAGCCATGCGTCGTGGCATGCGGATTCAGACTGGACGCGTCAAACTTGGCACATCGAAACAACAGGGGTTTCCCATGATCCGCATGCTGCGATTGGCCGTCCTGGGCACGGCGCTGCTGGCCGGCACCGCCTTGGCCGGTGCACGCGACGAGCTGACGACTTTCACCACGGGCTTGAAAGGGCTCGATGGCCAGTTCGCGCAGAAGACCTTCAACGGCAACGGCAGCCTGAAGGAACGCTCCAGCGGCCGGGTTGCGCTGTCCACGCCGGACCTGTTCCGCTGGGAGTACGCAAAGCCCTACGAGCAGCTGATCGTCGCCGATGGCAAGAAGGTGTGGCTGTATGAGCCCGACCTGCAGCAGGTCACCGTGCGCGGCCAGGGCAACGAGGCCGAGTCCAGTCCGCTGGCGGCGCTGCTCAAGCCGAAGGAGCTGGACGCAAAGTTCGACGTGTCCGAAGGTCCGGCCGAGCAGGGCCTGCAGTGGATGACCCTGACGCCCAAGCGCGATGACTCGGCGACCGGTTTCCAGATCGCCAAGCTGGGCTTTTCCAACGGCCAGCTGATGCGCATGGACGTGACCGATGCAGTCGGCCAGCGCACCGAAGTGGACTTCACCAACTGGAAGCGCAACCCATCCTTCGCCACCGGCACCTTCAGCTACAAGCCTGCCGCCGGCGTGGACGTGGTCGGCGACGGCAACTGACCCGTACCGGGCAAGCGGCCACGCCGCGATAGAATAGGGCCGTGGCCAGAGCCAAGACCTTTCCCAGCGATACGCCAGACCTGCTGAGCGTCGACCGCAGCGCGATGCAGCCGCTGGCCGAGCGCATGCGTCCGCGCACCCTGGACGAAATGGTTGGCCAGCGCCGGCTGCTGGCGCCGGGCACCGCGCTGCGCCGCGCGGTCGAATCCGGCCATGTGCATTCGATGATCCTGTGGGGCCCGCCGGGCTGCGGCAAGACCACCCTGGCGCTGTTGTTGGCGCGTTATGCCGATGCTGAGTTCAAGGCGATCTCTGCGGTCCTGTCCGGGCTTCCGGAAGTGCGCCAGGTGCTGGCCGAGGCCGCGCATCGGTTCGCCGAAGGCCGGCGCACGGTGTTGTTCGTCGACGAGGTCCACCGCTTCAACAAGGGCCAGCAGGATGCGTTCCTGCCGCATATCGAGCGCGGTACGATCCTGTTCGTCGGCGCCACCACCGAGAACCCTTCGTTCGAGTTGAATTCCGCGCTGCTGTCGCGCTGCCGCGTGCATGTGATGGAAGCGGTGTCCGCGACCGACATTGCCCAGGCGCTGCGACATGCACTGGATGATGGCGAGCGTGGCCTGGCGGGGCAGGCGTTGAGCGTGTCCGATGCCGCGCTGGCGCAGATTGCCGGTGCCGCCGATGGCGACGTTCGCCGTGCACTGACCCTGCTGGAGATCGCCGCCGAACTGGCTGCAGACGAAGCCGGTGAGATCACCGAAGCGACGCTGGTGCAGGTGCTGGCCGACCGCACGCGTCGCTTCGACAAGGGCGGCGAGCAGTTCTACGACCAGATCTCGGCGCTGCATAAATCCGTGCGCAGCTCCAATCCCGATTCTGCGCTGTACTGGCTGACCCGCATGCTCGATGGCGGCTGCGACCGCGCTTATCTGGCGCGCCGGTTGACGCGCATGGCGGTCGAGGACATCGGCCTGGCCGACCCGCGCGCGCAGCAGATGGCGCTGGAAGCCTGGGACATCTACGAGCGCCTGGGCAGCCCCGAAGGCGAACTCGCCCTGGCCCAGTTGGTGCTGTATCTGGCGTCCACCGCCAAATCCAACGCGGGCTACGCCGCCTTCAATCTGGCCAAGCGCGAAGTGGCCGAGACCGGCACGCAGGAGGTCCCGATGCACCTGCGCAACGCGCCGACCAAGCTGATGAAGGGCCTGGGCTACGGCGACGGTTACCAGTACGACCACGATGCCGAAGGTGGCATCGCGCTGGACCAGACCGGCTTTCCCGATGCGATGGGCGAGCGGATCTATTACGAACCGGTCGAGCGTGGCCTGGAAATCAAACTCAAGCAGAAGCTCGATGCCCTGCGTGCCGCCCGTGCGCAAGCGCGGGCCGGGAAAGGAAAAGCATGAACCCTGCGATCTGGTGGCAGCAGCTGGCGCTGGTCATGACCGGCGGCGCGCTCGGCGCCGGCCTGCGCTTCTGGATCGGCGGGCAGATGCTGCGCCAGTTCGGCAGTGGGCTTCCTTACGGCACCATCGCGGTGAACTTCCTTGGCTCGCTGGTGGGTGGCTTCCTGGTGGTATGGCTGGAAGATCGCGGCCAGCCGGCGCTGTACCTGCGCGCGTTCCTGATCGTGGGCATCCTGGGCGGCCTGACCACGTTTTCGTCGCTGATGATGGAAAGCCTGATCTTCGTGCGCACGGGCCGCGGAATGGCCATGCTCGCCAACTTGGGCATCAGTCTGGCGGGCGGTTTGTTGCTGGTGTTTGCCGGTGCCTGGCTTGCGAGCCAGCTGCGGCCTTCGGCCTGAAGTCGCTTTCCTGTAGAGCGGACCTTGTTGCAATCCCCTTTTTGGGACTCCGCTGAAGCTTGCCCTGGGTCTGGCCGAAGAGCAGCGCAACAAGCTCCGCTCTACAAGGGCGCAGGAGCTGCACTGCACGGCTTCAGCGTTTGAAGCGGTAGTGCGCCACCATCCATTCGTTGCCATTGGCATAGCCGAACAATTCCGCGCAGGCCATCCAGAACATGCGCCAGCGCTGATACCAGCGGCCGGCATCAGCCACGCCGTAAGCCTGGCGCATCAGGCCCATGACCTGGTCGTGGTTGGCGTCCTGGTTTTCCAGCCAGGCGTTGGCGGTCTTCTGGTAATGCGTCCCCGGCAGCAGCCAGCGCTCTTCGATGGTCAGCTGTTCCTGGAACTTGAGTAGCGTATCGGCCGCCGGCATCAACCCGCCGGTGAAGAAGTGCCGGCCCATCCAGGGGTCATCGCCTTCGGCCTCGAACAGGTACAGCAGCTCGCGATGGCAGAACAGATGCACGAACAGCTTGCCGCCGGGCTTGAGCCAGCCGGCCACGCGCGACAGCAGCTCCTGGTAGTTGCGCATGTGTTCGAACATCTCGATCGAGACCACGCGGTCGAAGACCGCCTCCGGCAGCTGCAGCGCATTGATGTTGGCGGTGATGACCTCGACGTTGAAGATCGCGCGTTCGCGGCAGCGGGCTTCGATGAATTCCTTCTGCAGGCGCGAGTTGGACACCGCGGTGATCGTCGCCCGCGGATAGCGCTCGGCCATCCACAGTGTCAGTGAGCCCCAGCTGCAGCCCAGTTCCAGGATGTGGTTGGCGTTAACCAGTTCGGCGCGTTCGCAGTACAGGCGCAGCATCTTCTCTTCGGCCTGGCTCAGGTCGGTGGTGGTGTCGTCCCAGAAGCAGCTGCTGTACTTGAGGTTCTTGCCCAGGCACAGGCGGAAGAACTCCTGCGGCAGCTCGTGCTGCTGGCGGCTGGCGCCCTGGGGTTCCACGGCGATGGCGTCTTCGCGCAGGCCATCCAGCCAGGCCTGTTGGCGCGCGAACACCGCATCGGTGCCACCCTTGCGTTGGTCCTTCAGGCGCTGGGCGCACATGCGGCGGATGCCCATGCGCAGCAGGGCATCGGGCAGGCGGCCGGACTCGGCCAGGCGCGTAGCGAGGTTCTCGCGGACTTCCATTTCCTCGGAAGCAGGCGTTTGCACGGACATCAGATTCTCCAGGAGCAATCAGTGTTTTAGAGGCGGGAAGCGTGCCGATGGCACGCCTCACCCACGCCGCAACCTTGCAGCGATGACGCCTCGGTGTGTCCAGATCCCCGCGACACGGTACAGGAAGCCCCAGCTGGGTGCATTTCCGCATCGCAGCGGCGGTCGCCCACGCTGCCCGCGGGGCGGTGTCGCGCCGGAGGCTGCAGCTAACGCAGTCGGGCTGTTGTCTGACCCGCAGGCGCGTCCCATGCTGATGGCACGGGCGGGCTGGATCATTCAAGTTGACGGCACCCCGTGCGCGCAAAGGAATGCCGCGATGAGATTGATCCTGCTGCTGGGACTGTGCCTGTTGACGGAAGGTGCCGGCGCACAGTCCGTCTACAAATGCCGTGATGCGGCCGGCACCGTCGTCTACCAGTCCGATGCCTGTGCCGGGATCACCGAGAAGCAATGGACGACGGACCCCAACATCGGAGCGACCACGACAGAGCGCAACGCGGCCGAGCGCAGCATCGAGCGCGACCGTCAGTACCTGAAGTCCAGCAACCGCGTTCCCGCCGCGCGCAGTACCCGACGTTCCCATGCGCCACGGGCCAGCGCGCCCAGTCCCTGCGAACGCGCGCGCCAGGCGCGTGCAGCCGCGCACGAGCGCAAGGGCGTGCGCTGGTCCTACAGCGACGCTTCGTCCTGGGATGCACGGGTGTTCAAGGTCTGTCGCTGACTTCAGCGCGCCGTGCCCCTGGCGCTGATCGCGACGAAGCTCGCCTTGGCAGGCGTTGCTTCTCGTGAGGTGGAGCTGACGGCAGATAGATTGATTATCGAAATCAAGATTGATCAATGCGTTTCCAGGTGCCAGATTGCCGCCTGCGATGTGGATGCACCAGATGCGGAAGGACGATGCGCCAGACGGCCCGTCGGTCACCTGCGATCCAGACGCCTTGTCCTTTTTCGTAGATCAGATCCGACCATGAACACCGCCCACCGCAAGCCCTTGCCTGGCACCCAGCTGGACTATTTCGATACGCGCGCGGCGGTCGATGCGCTGCAACCCGGCGCCTACGACACGCTGCCCTACACCAGCCGCGTGCATGCCGAAAACCTGGTCCGGCGCTGCGACCCGGCGCTGCTGGATGCGGCGCTGATGCAGCTGATCGAACGTCGGCGCGACCTGGATTTCCCGTGGTTCCCGGCGCGCGTGGTCTGCCACGACATCCTGGGCCAGACCGCGCTGGTGGACCTGGCCGGGCTGCGCGATGCGATTGCGGAGCAGGGCGGCGACCCGGCCCAGGTCAATCCGGTGGTGCCGACCCAGCTGATCGTCGATCACTCGCTGGCGGTGGAATACGCCGGCTTCGACAAGCAGGCGTTCGCCAAGAACCGTGCGGTGGAAGACCGCCGCAACGAAGACCGGTTTCATTTCATCGACTGGACCAAGCGCGCGTTCAAGAACGTGGACGTGATTCCACCGGGCAACGGGATCATGCATCAGATCAACCTGGAGCGGATGTCGCCAGTGGTCCACGCCATCGACGGCGTGGCGTATCCGGATACGCTGGTCGGCACCGATAGCCACACCCCGCACGTGGACGCGCTCGGCGTGATTGCCATTGGCGTAGGCGGATTGGAAGCGGAAAGCGTGATGCTGGGCCGCGCCTCGTGGATGCGGCTGCCGGACATCATCGGTGTCGAACTCAGCGGCCGGCCGCAGCCGGACATCACCGCCACCGACGTGGTGCTGGCGCTGACCGAATTCCTGCGCAAGGAAAAGGTCGTCGGCGCTTACCTGGAATTTTTCGGCGAAGGCGCCGACGCGCTGACCATTGGCGACCGCGCCACGATTTCCAACATGACGCCCGAATTCGGTGCGACCGCGGCGATGTTCTACATCGACCAGCAGACCATCGACTACCTGCGCCTGACCGGTCGCGAGGATGCGCAGGTCAAACTGGTCGAAACCTATGCCAGGACCACCGGGCTGTGGGCCGATGCACTGAAGACCGCGCAATACGAGCGCGTGCTGCGCTTCGACCTGTCCGGCGTGGTGCGCAACATGGCTGGCCCGTCCAACCCGCACAAGCGCGTGGCCACGGCCGAGCTGGCCGCGCGCGGCATCGCCGACGAAACCAAGCTGGAGGCTGGCAAGGCCGAACAGGCGCAAGGCCTGATGCCCGATGGCGCGGTGATCATCGCCGCCATCACCAGCTGCACCAACACCTCCAACCCGCGCAACGTGATCGCCGCCGGCCTGATCGCGCGTAATGCCAACGCGCGTGGACTGACCCGCAAGCCGTGGGTCAAAACTTCGCTGGCGCCAGGCTCCAAGGCCGTGCAGCTGTACCTGGAAGAAGCCAGGCTGCTGCCGGAGCTGGAACACCTGGGCTTCGGCATCGTCGCCTTCGCCTGCACGACCTGCAATGGCATGAGTGGCGCGCTGGATCCGAAGATCCAGCAGGAAGTGATCGACCGCGACCTGTACGCCACCGCGGTGCTGTCAGGCAACCGCAACTTCGATGGCCGCATCCATCCGTATGCCAAGCAGGCATTCCTGGCCTCGCCACCGCTGGTGGTGGCCTATGCGATTGCCGGCACCGTGCGCTTCGACATCGAAAAGGACGTGCTGGGCCTGGATCACGACGGCAAGCCGGTCACACTGAAGGACATCTGGCCCAGTGATGCGGAGATCGATGCCATCGTCGCCGCGAGCGTCAAGCCCGAGCACTTCCGCCAGGTCTACGACCCGATGTTCGCGCGCACCGCGCAGACCGGCGCGAAGATCGATCCGCTGTATGCGTGGCGCCCGCAGAGCACCTACATCCGGCGTCCACCGTACTGGGAAGGCGCATTGGCGGGCGAACGCACGCTGCGTGGCATGCGGCCGCTGGCGGTGCTGGGCGACAACATCACCACCGACCATCTGTCGCCATCCAACGCGATCCTGGGCAGCAGCGCGGCCGGCGAATACCTGGCGAAGATGGGCTTGCCGGAGGAAGACTTCAATTCCTACGCCACCCATCGCGGCGACCACCTCACTGCTCAGCGTGCGACCTTCGCCAATCCGAAACTGATCAATGAAATGGCTGTGGTAGACGGGCAGGTCAAGCCCGGTTCGTTGACCCGGATCGAACCGGACGGGCAGGTCACGCGCATGTGGGAAGCGATCGAAACCTACATGGAGCGCAAGCAGCCGTTGATCATCATTGCCGGTGCCGACTATGGCCAGGGCAGTTCGCGCGACTGGGCTGCCAAGGGCGTGCGCCTGGCCGGCGTGGAAGCCATCGTCGCCGAAGGCTTCGAACGCATCCACCGCACCAATCTGGTCGGGATGGGCGTGCTGCCGTTGGAGTTCAAGCCCGGGACCGACCGCAAGACGCTGGGCATCGACGGCACCGAAACCTTCGACGTGATCGGCACGCCGACGCCGCGTGCCGACCTGCAACTGGTGATTCATCGCAAAGACGGCGCGCGCCAGGAGGTCAGTGTGACCTGCCGCCTGGACACGGCAGAAGAAGTCGCCATCTACGACGCCGGCGGCGTGTTGCAGCGCTTCGCGCAGGACTTCCTGGCCTCGGCAAAAGCGGCTTAAGGATCAAGGGCATGGCATTCGCAGCACAGATCAGGATCCCTGCCACCTACATGCGTGGTGGCACCAGCAAAGGCGTGTTCTTCCGGCTGCAGGACCTGCCGGCCAACGCGCAGGCCCACGGAGCCGAACGCGACCGGTTGCTGATGCGGGTGATCGGCAGTCCCGATCCGTACGGCAAGCAGATCGACGGCATGGGCGGGGCGACTTCTAGCACCAGCAAGACGGTGATCGTCTCGGCCAGCCACCGGCCCGATCACGATGTCGACTACCTGTTCGGCCAGGTGTCCATCGACAGTGCATTCGTCGACTGGAGCGGCAACTGCGGCAACCTGTCGGCGGCGGTCGGTCCATTCGCAATCAGCAATGGCCTGGTCGATCCGGCGCGCGTGCCGCGCGATGGCATTGCCACCGTGCGGATCTGGCAGGCCAATATCGGCAAGACCATCATCGCGCACGTGCCGATGGTTGCAGGCGCGGTGCAGGAAACCGGCGACTTCGAACTCGATGGCGTGACCTTTCCCGCGGCCGAAGTGCAGCTGGAATTCCTCGACCCGGCCGATGATGCAGAAGGCGACGGCGGGGCAATGTTCCCCACCGGCAACGTGGTCGACACGCTGGAAGTGCCGGGCGTCGGCAGCTTCGACGCGACCCTGATCAACGCCGGCATTCCCACGATCTTCCTCAACGCCGCCGACCTCGGCTACACCGGTACCGAACTGCAGGACGCCATCAATGGCGATCCACAAGCGCTGGCCAGGTTTGAAACCATCCGTGCCCATGGCGCGGTGCGCATGGGCCTGATCGATGACGTCAGCGAAGCGGCCAAGCGCCAGCACACGCCCAAGGTCGCCTTTGTTGCGCCACCTGCGGGCTACACCGCGTCCAGCGGTAAAGTGGTGGCACTGGGCGATGTCGACCTGCTGGTGCGTGCGATGTCGATGGGCAAGCTGCACCACGCGATGATGGGCACGGCTGCCGTGGCCATCGGCACGGCGGCGGCCATTCCCGGCACGCTGGTGAACCTGGCTGCCGGCGGCGGCAAGCGCCAGGCCGTGCGCTTCGGCCATCCCTCCGGCACCTTGCGGGTTGGCGCCGAAGCGACCCAGATCGATGGAAGCTGGACCGTGCGCAAGGCGATCATGAGCCGCAGTGCGCGCGTGTTGATGGAAGGTTGGGTACGCGTTCCGGGTTGAGGTCACGGCTTCGAGACAGGGGCAAGGCGGGCAAGGCCATGGAGGAGGGTGCACGCCGCAAGGCATGCGAAAATCCAACCATCCGTCTTTCCCGAACTCCGCGAGCCAGCTCATGAATCCAGCGACGCCTTTCCCCATCGGTACACCCGGCAAGCCTTGGGGCACGGCCGAAAAGGCCGAGTGGCGTTCACGCCAGGTCGTCCGGCGCAGCTACCAGCAGGAAGTCGTCGAACCGATCAAAAAATTGCGCGATCACTTCGATGTCCTGCAGTACGGACAGCTCGACTATGCGCCGGACCAGTTCCCTTTGTACGCCGTGCGCAGCCGCGACTGGGACGACACGCTGCCCACGGCCCTGGTCACCGGCGGCGTGCACGGCTATGAAACCAGTGGCGTGCAGGGTGCGCTGCAATTCCTGAGGCAGCATGCAGCCGACTATGCCGGGCGCTACAACCTGCTGATCGCGCCCTGCATCAGCCCCTGGGGTTACGAGCGCATCCAGCGGTGGAACGCCGATGCGGTGGATCCGAACCGTTCGTTCCATGCGGACAGTCCGGCCCAGGAGTCGGCCGCCCTGATGCAGCTGGTCGCGCCACTGGATGGACAGGTCCTGGTGCACATCGACCTGCACGAAACGACCGACAGCGATGAATCCGAATTCCGTCCCGCGCTGGCTGCCCGCGACGGCGTGCCCTATGAACCGGACGGCATTCCCGACGGCTTCTACCTGGTGGGCGACAGCGAGAACCCGCAGCCGGCATTCCAGCAGGCCGTGATCGCGGAGGTGGCCAAGGTGACCCACATCGCGCCAGCCGACGGCAACGGCCAGATCATCGGTTCGCCGGTGGTGGCACCGGGCGTCATCAACTACACCGTCAAACGTTCGGGCCTGTGCGCCGGCGTGACCAATGCCACCTTCACCACGACCACCGAGGTCTACCCGGACAGTCCGCGGGCCACGCCACAACAGTGCAACGACGCGCAGGTCGCCGCCGTACGCGCCGCGCTGGACTACGCGCTGGCGCAGGGCTGAAACCGCCCGGGTCCGTCAGGGGCCGGCGTTCCAGCGCAGGATCACCGGCGCGCCTTCGTGCCGGACATCGACGCCGAGCAAGCTGATCGTTGCCGGATCAAGCACCAGGTGCCGGCCCAGTTCGATGGGCTGGCCGAGCCATCGCGCCGTCAGCACGCGTCCGAAATGTCCATGCGTGAACAGCGCCACGTTGCCCGTCAGGCCGCGCAGGCGTTCAACCAGGTGATCGGCGCGGGCCGCGACCGCCAGTGGCGTTTCGCCGCCAGGACAGCCGTCGTGCCAGATCTCCCAACCGGGCCGGTCGGCCAGGATTTCAGCCGAGCGCCGGCCTTCATCCTCGCCGTAGTCCCATTCGGCCAGGTCCGGATCCACGCTGGCCAGCGCGCTCAGGCCGGCCAGCGCGCAGGTGTCCTGGGCCCGGCGCCGCGGGCTGCTCAGCACGGTGGAGAAGGAGACGCCAGCCAGCGCCGGTGCCAGTTCGCGCGCCATCTGCTGGCCACGCGCGGTCAGCGGGATATCGGTACGCCCGGTATGACGACCGGACAACGACCATTCGGTCTCGCCATGACGGACGAGGAAGATCTGCAGTGGCGCGATGGACATCGAAGACGTGCTGGTTTGATGGTTCAAGGGACGGATGCCAGGGCAATGGCATGCCAGCGTCGCACACGCCGTGTCATGACGCCCACGCCTTTGGAAGCGCGGCAGCACGCGTACGCTAAAAATATGCGCTGTTGAACCTGGCGGTGTCCTGGCATTCCGCCAGGTGGAAGCCGCACGGGCCTTCGCCCTGATCGAGCCATCTGAGTGATGGTCGATGAGGTGATTGCGGCGAGGTCAGGCGCGCGCCCGAACCCGATCAGGGTTGCCCAACTCGCTCGCCATGAAAGCTGTGGAGCGTCGTTGCCCGTGGACTGAACCAGGTTGATCTGGCTCCTTCAGAAAAGCGCCATCTGTGCGGTGCTGGATGACTGGATGAATCGCGCACGTTTGGTTGAGCGGGTCGCATGTCGAACCTGCGGGTTGCCGGGGCTGCTCTTGCCGCCGGCCTTCGCATGGCCGGTGCCGATTGTGCGATTGAGGCCCGAATCAGGACCAAACCACAGATCCAATTGGTCGACGTTGGGCTTCCGTTGTTCCATGTTCGATATGCAGCGCCGCTCGGTTTGGCCAGGAAGCGACGTTGTAGAGCGGAAAAATGGGGTGCGGATCATAGAGGGTCCAGATCAATGCGACAACGCTGATGCAGGTGCCGCGACGTGCGCCCGCATCGAGGTCTTCCGCGGAAGCTGAAACACGCCTCCAGTTGCGGCGCTGCCCCGATCGGATGGAATGGGGCGACGGGGTGTCCCAACTTTGCGAAGATGTGCGCCATCGATCGATTGGGCCCACGCACGGAGGGGCGACTTGAGCAGCACAGGGACTTCAATTTCGCTTTTCAAGCTGGTTCCTGGTGAGTTGTTCCGGCCGCTGGCCTCTCCCAATCGCGAACATCACTGGCTGTTGCTATGCCGACTGTTCGACGAGTTCTTCGGCCCCGACGCACCGATGCCGCCCAGCGTGGGCCTGCCCAGGCGGGACATTACTGCGGCGATCGAGCGCTACCTGCTGACCGACGACCCCTGGGAAACCGAGGAAGGCGACGTGCCCGATGCACCGCTGCCGGCGCGCGCGCAGACCTTGTACGAGCGCTTCCGCAGTGCGGGCTGGCTGCGGCAGGAGCGGGTGGGCGCGCGCGAGATGGTGTCCATGCCGCCACTGGTGGCCCAGCTGCTGTCCACCCTGATCGACTTCAGCGAGCACGGGCCGACGTTCGTGTCGGCCAAGGTGCGCTCGATCGAGCTGCAGCTACAGCAGGTGGTGGAGGGCAGGGCCGGCGCCGATGCATTGGACGAGGCGGCCGACCAGGCACGCAAGCTGCTGGTGTCGCTGTCCTCGATGAGCCTGCAGGTGCGCGACCTGATGCCCGAGCTGAGCAAGGCCGAGAGCACGGCGCAGTTCGCCCGCCAGTGGTTCGAGCGCTACGTGGGTCAGTTCTTCATCGGCGACTACGCCGACCTGCACCGGGCCGACCATCCGCTGGCGCGGCGCAGTTCGATCCTGGCCATGGTCCAGCAGATCGAATCGACCGGGCTGCGAGACCGCCTGCAGGCCTGGTACGGCGAGCATCTGAATGGCCATGATCCCGAGCGCGCCAGCGGCCGCCTGCAGCGCAGCCTGCGCCGCCTGCACGAGCTGGACCGGATCGGCGAGTACCTGGGACGCCTGGATGACGACATCCGCCAGGCCAACCGTCGGGCGTTGGCCTTCATCGACTATCGCCTGCGCGCGCCCGACAAGCTCGACGTGCTGCTGCAGCGCGCCTGTCGTGGTGCGTTGAACGCGCCGGAAGATGCCCTGCGCATGCCGGTCGGGCCGGGCGGATTGATGAATGCCGAACGCCTGCGTGCGCCGCGCCAGAAACCCCAGCCCATCGCCCGCAGCGCCAACGCCAGCCAGCAGCCCACCGCCGAACAGCTGGCCCGCCTGAGCCTGCTGCGGCGGATCAAGCGCGCGCGCCTGGTCACGCC
Proteins encoded in this window:
- a CDS encoding DUF3857 domain-containing protein, whose protein sequence is MSRLLILLCACLLPVSALARQEAGAKTSSPEPVAAVEASNNFSFVRYLADYVVAPDYTSTETDEYEVLVRTKAGVEAWSQVRLSYSEKMERLEVLAAYTITADGQRHDVAPDRIYTQESYSSASAAMYADRKVKVIVFPNLAPGTRVVYRYRTHQVQPYFAGYFNLWETFPLMQQYDQARVTLTAPASIPMHLEATGMQGGKRRVEGGNAHWEWSYSNRTPMDPQAWSVSAWEFSPGIMASTFDSYGQLGRAYQRAAGEAAKVTPEIQRQADAITAGIDDRRAQAQAIYEWVAANIRYVAVYLGNGGLEPNPAASILANHYGDCKDHTVILEALLAAKGIASSPVLIGAGGGPTLPKGVVLGRFNHAITWVPEFSLYLDSTSPYARFGQLPASDLGAPVVHTADGVVARTPANDPSRSAYRATSTFDFDAKGNVSGQTTIDSGASGEIGLRGTFSQLTTQNRQRIEDSIMASSGLNGQGRLRLQGQAEDLDHPFGYGFDFSAQDDVDFSSVGGMTLPDMPGADSMRELYSKAVAETNLTPFQCNQTLREETYVLRFPTSVPVIAIPRDAHFENTAGRYDVTWARDGQQITATHRLTLNAIHGADQLCQPADYPAFRALYQDVRRGFRGQILYGDLSTVQTAR
- a CDS encoding replication-associated recombination protein A yields the protein MARAKTFPSDTPDLLSVDRSAMQPLAERMRPRTLDEMVGQRRLLAPGTALRRAVESGHVHSMILWGPPGCGKTTLALLLARYADAEFKAISAVLSGLPEVRQVLAEAAHRFAEGRRTVLFVDEVHRFNKGQQDAFLPHIERGTILFVGATTENPSFELNSALLSRCRVHVMEAVSATDIAQALRHALDDGERGLAGQALSVSDAALAQIAGAADGDVRRALTLLEIAAELAADEAGEITEATLVQVLADRTRRFDKGGEQFYDQISALHKSVRSSNPDSALYWLTRMLDGGCDRAYLARRLTRMAVEDIGLADPRAQQMALEAWDIYERLGSPEGELALAQLVLYLASTAKSNAGYAAFNLAKREVAETGTQEVPMHLRNAPTKLMKGLGYGDGYQYDHDAEGGIALDQTGFPDAMGERIYYEPVERGLEIKLKQKLDALRAARAQARAGKGKA
- the lolA gene encoding outer membrane lipoprotein chaperone LolA; translation: MIRMLRLAVLGTALLAGTALAGARDELTTFTTGLKGLDGQFAQKTFNGNGSLKERSSGRVALSTPDLFRWEYAKPYEQLIVADGKKVWLYEPDLQQVTVRGQGNEAESSPLAALLKPKELDAKFDVSEGPAEQGLQWMTLTPKRDDSATGFQIAKLGFSNGQLMRMDVTDAVGQRTEVDFTNWKRNPSFATGTFSYKPAAGVDVVGDGN
- a CDS encoding class I SAM-dependent methyltransferase, with the translated sequence MEVRENLATRLAESGRLPDALLRMGIRRMCAQRLKDQRKGGTDAVFARQQAWLDGLREDAIAVEPQGASRQQHELPQEFFRLCLGKNLKYSSCFWDDTTTDLSQAEEKMLRLYCERAELVNANHILELGCSWGSLTLWMAERYPRATITAVSNSRLQKEFIEARCRERAIFNVEVITANINALQLPEAVFDRVVSIEMFEHMRNYQELLSRVAGWLKPGGKLFVHLFCHRELLYLFEAEGDDPWMGRHFFTGGLMPAADTLLKFQEQLTIEERWLLPGTHYQKTANAWLENQDANHDQVMGLMRQAYGVADAGRWYQRWRMFWMACAELFGYANGNEWMVAHYRFKR
- a CDS encoding DUF4124 domain-containing protein — encoded protein: MRLILLLGLCLLTEGAGAQSVYKCRDAAGTVVYQSDACAGITEKQWTTDPNIGATTTERNAAERSIERDRQYLKSSNRVPAARSTRRSHAPRASAPSPCERARQARAAAHERKGVRWSYSDASSWDARVFKVCR
- the crcB gene encoding fluoride efflux transporter CrcB, translated to MNPAIWWQQLALVMTGGALGAGLRFWIGGQMLRQFGSGLPYGTIAVNFLGSLVGGFLVVWLEDRGQPALYLRAFLIVGILGGLTTFSSLMMESLIFVRTGRGMAMLANLGISLAGGLLLVFAGAWLASQLRPSA